The stretch of DNA TTTTGCAACCTAGTGGGAGATTTATACGGCAAGAGGTGGATTTAGGAAAAAAGAGGAAGCGGTAATCAATTTAACTATAAGAAGCTATTAATGAATTATTTTTTCTACTTATTGCTATTTTTTTTACCCTGTTTGGGAGCGGCGCAATCTACAGCTTTTATCAAAGAATTAAAAAAAGAAGCAACCAACAAAAACTTAGATGAAGTCAAGCGAATTGCTGCTTATAATCAACTGACAACTATTTATTACAATAGAGATGTAAGTAAAGCAAAACGATATTGCGGGCATGCTTTAAAAATGGCGCAAAAGGATTCTTTGTCAATCGGAATGGGCAATGTATATAACAACCAAGCTTTGTTAAGTTTTGGAGCAGGGGAGTATGAATTAGCGATCAATCAGGTAATCAAAGCGATTCAGGTGGCAACCTATCTCAATAGACCGACCCTAAAAGCCATTGCCTATGCTCGTTTAGGGTTGATTTATAGCAGTAAGGGCTATGCTTACAAGGCTATTGAATACAACATCAAAGCCATTAATATTGCCAAACAGATTAGCAATAAAAAAAGCATGGTGTTAGGGTATTATCATATTGGAAAATCCTATTCGCATCTTAAAGACACCAATAAGGCTGTTATGTACTACAATAAAGCAACGACTTATTTTGGTGCAGAAAAAGATAAGAATCTAGCGGCTTTAATTTATATAGAACAGGGCTTGATTTACATGCAAAAAAATGCGTTAAGCAAAGCGCAGCAATTAATGATGGCAGGTTTAGAACTGAGCAAAAAAATGCACAATACTAGGGGGATTGCCTATGGGAATTATGCCTTGGGTTGCTTGGCAAATTATCAACAATACAACAATCAAGCACTAGAGTATTTTAGCACGGCTCAGACCATTTATGAGGAACTGGATGATGACTTAGGAAGTGCACAGGTGTTGGAAGGAATGGCAAAGGTGGAGTTAGAAAGGGGGCAATACAAGGCTGCTGAGGGCTATCTAACAACTGCACTATCAACGGCTAGGGCTTCAAGAGCTATGGTGTTAACAAAGGATTTGTACCAAACCATGTTTGATGTTTATATGGGAGGTGGGGAGTACAAAAAAGCAATTCGTTATTATCAGAAATACCATTTGGTCAAAGATTCTATTTTTAACCGAGATAAGAATAGAGAAATTGCTGAAATTCAAATTAAACACAAAACTAGAGAGTTGGAGCGAGAGCATGCAGAGCTAGCCGAAAAACATAATTTAACCCTCAAATTAAGTGAAGAGAGTCGCCGAAATCAAGAATTAAAAAATACACAAAATTGGTACATCATTTTAGCTTTGATTGGTGGTCTGTTGCTGATTGTCATTATTGGATTACTGGTTTTTAGACAGGATAAACTAAAAACGCAAATCCGAGAAACAGAACTCGAACAACGTGCCTTGCGCTCCCAGATGAATCCTCATTTTATGTTCAACTCCTTGAATTCTATACAAAGTCTAATTGCCACAGATAATAATGCAGAAGCGAGCATCTATCTGGCTAAATTTTCTCGTCTAATGCGACGAATTTTGCAAAATTCTAGACAGGCTTATATCCCATTGCGTCAGGAAATCGAATTTTTGGATAATTATATAGAACTAGAGCAGCGCAGGTTTAAGGAAGCTTTTGATTATGAATTGGACAAAAATGAAATTGAAGACGATCATTTTGTAATGATTCCACCCTTGGTTATTCAGCCGTTTATCGAAAATGCAATCATTCATGGTTTGTTGAGAAAGTCTGAAAAGGGAACCTTGAAGATTAAATTTGAGGACTATGATAAGAGCTTAATAAAGTGTACCATTATGGATAATGGCATCGGGCGAAAAGCTGCGGCTGCCTTCAAGACCGATCAAAGCCAAGAATCATTGGGCATCAAAATCACAGAACAACGCTTAAAATACCTAACGCTCAAGGAAAAAATTTCCGTGCCTTTTATTCATGTGATTGACTTAGAAGATGATAAAGGAGTTGCGCTGGGTACGCAGGTAGAATTGTTGTTGCCCATTAAGTATAAGACCTAGTTAAAATGGTAGGATGGAATTGCATCTCATAGGGCATGGGATAGAATTTTAAAGAACTAAAACAAAATAAAAATGATAGATACTGTAATAATAGATGATGAACAAGCTGCACAAATTACCTTGATGCGCTTTCTTCAAATGCACTGTCCCAATGTAAATATTGTAGGAACGGCAGATGGGGTAGAAGAGGGGCTAAAGTTATTGGAAAGCAAAAAAGCGGATCTTGTATTTTTGGATATAAAAATGAACGATGGAACGGGCTTTGATTTGTTGAAACGCTTACCTGAGATGAACTTCAAGCTAGTTTTTACGACCGCTTATGACGAGTATGCCCTAAAGGCGTTTAAATATTCAGCAATTGATTATCTGCTCAAACCAATTGATCCTTTGGAGTTGATTGATGCCGTTGGCAAAGTAGAACCTAAGAGTACCAAAAAGACGAATACTGCTCAAAGCGTAGACAGTATGTTTGAGTTATACAAGGAAAATAAATTTGATAAAATTGCGATTCCATCGGTTGATGAATTCCATTTTGTTAGAATTTCTGAAATTATTCGTTGCGAGGCTAGCAGCAATTATACGATTATATACTTAAGCACAGGCAAAAAAATTGTTGCGCCCAAAACACTCAAAGAATTTGAAGAATTATTGGTTTCTGAAGGCTTTTTTAGAGTACATCAATCGCATTTGATTAATCTCAGCCATATTCAGCAGTTTATGAAGACTAAAAATAAAATTAGAATGGTAGATGCCTCCGAAGTAGAAGTTTCAAGACGTAAAAAGACCTTATTTATGGAGCTAATTAATATGCGTAAGTTATAATTATTTATCATATTGTACCGAAGGGGAATTTATAGGTAACGAAGCAGCATGGATTATGCATTAAATTTACCAAGATTTTTGATCGCTAATAAGGCGCAAAAAGGTTGCTTAAATTTACAACCATTAGTTTAGTTACTTACCTACAGAATTTGTCTAATTTTATAATAAAAGTAACATGAAAAGAAGTTTATTTTTTGCCTTGTTTTGGCTATCATCAATGACTGTTGGTATCGCTCAATCCAATGCAGATTTGATTCAAGTAGTTGATCGTTTTTTTGTAGCAATGGAAGCAAAGGATACGGTTGTTTTGGATTCTATTATGCACGATGAATGCATTTTATTCTCAACCTTAACTAGAAATGGGGTGCCGATTATAGAGCCTTTGCGCAAGGCTTCTTTTTTGGGATTTATGGGGCGTGCTATACAAAAAAAATACGTATACGATGAGCAATTGTGGAGCTATGAGGTTAGTCGGGAAGATAATTTAGCAACTGTTTGGACGGAATATACCTTATTTACAGGAAAGGAAAATACCGTCAGTCATTGTGGGGTTAATATTTTTACCTTAGCCAAAAATAAAGCGCAAAAGTGGGTGATTACCAATATTACCGATACGAGGCGAAAAACGGATTGCATTGAAGAAAAAACACCACTCGAAAACAAAGACCTCATCAATCAGTTGCTCAATGATTGGCACCAAGCCTCAACCACTGCCAATGCAGATGCTTTTTTTGGGGCGATGACTGCCGACTGTATTTACTTGGGCACTGATGCGTCTGAACGTTGGTTGAGAGATGAACTAAGGACTTGGGCTAACTTTGCTTTTGAGCGAGATACTGCTTGGGCTTTTACCCCTTCCAAACGTGAGATTTATTTTAGTGACAATCAAAAAATAGCTTGGTTCGAAGAAATGCTAGCTACTCAAATGGGAACTTGTCGAGCTTCTGGGGTGCTTTGTAAGGTTGATGGCACTTGGAAAATAAAACATTATGACTTGGCAATCATGGTACCCAATGATTTGATAAAGGATTTTATGAAATTGGTCGAAATGGGGGGCTTACCTGAAAAGAAAAAACGAACTCGAAAGAAAAAAAAGAAATCGTAAGGCTTTTGTTGACTACAACAAAATAGTGTTATGATAAGATTAAAATACCGATAGCGCTAACTATTCGTCTTATAATTCGTGTATTTTGTCGAGCCTAAAAAAAAATGATGAACTTTTTAGTTGTGGTATTCCTTTTGATATAACAACTATAAGTCATCTAACTTATCTTAAGTATGTGTTCAGAGAATTAGTTTTAAGGTAGAACATAATCACAGACTTATCTTTATTGATCATAAGTAATGGGGCAAAATTATTTATAGAATTTGCAGTAAAAGATTTTTGATATTAACAAGGCGAAAAACACAGTCATAGCCTTAGCTATGGCGAATATTTTCAACACAGTTAAGATTAAAAAGATTGCTCGAATAAACTAAACTATCAATAATTTAGATTCATTACTTAAATAAAAAAAATAGAATGAAATCGATACTAAAAACATTTACACTGAGTTTATTGTTGCTTGCTTTTGTTGCACCAACATTTGCCCAAAAAAAGAAAAAAGATATTGACCAAGCTCATGTAAAATATACCATGACTGCTGAAGGAGGAATGGCTGCTGCGCTTACTGGATCAACGATTGATCTGTTTTTTACGCCTACCCATGCTAAGATTCTTGGTGATGTAATGAGTGGGATGATTAAGATGGATGTTCGTTTTGACAACAAGGATAAAAAGGGAATGATGCTCATGGATATGATGGGGCAGAAAAAATTTGTAGAGATGGACGATAAGGCGGTAGAGGAGACCAAAAAAACAAACCAAAAACCACCACAGGTAGAGTACACCAAAAATTATAAAAAAATTGCTGGCTATAAGTGCCAACAAGCCAAAATGATGATTGAAGGTTTGGCTGAGCCTATTATTGTTTATATCACCGAAAAAATCAAACCATCTAATTTAGGCGATTTGAGCATGATGAAATTTACGGGTCTTAAAGGTTTTCCGCTTTCTTGGGAAATGGAGCAAGAAGGAATGAAAATTAAAATAGAAGCAACAACAATTTCTTTGGATAAATTGCCTAAAAAGATTTTTAGCATGGTGATTCCTGATGGTTATGAAAAAATGACAATGGAAGACCTTCAGAACATGGGAGGAACCTTAGGAATGTAAGCGGCTATTGATTAATGATTTAGAACTTTGTTGTTCAATGATAGCATATACATGATTGGCTAAATCAATAACTGTTTTGCAGGTCAATTTGATTTAATCAATCATGTATTTATTTTTTATAAAAAGATAGACTTTTTCTAATGCTATCTAATGCTAGAAGAAGTCTAATAAACTTATACAATATGTCTTTTTTTTCAATTGCATTTTTGATGCTAATTAGCATGAGTTATTCACAAGCGCAATCTACCTTATCAGATGGTTATATCAATTATTCGATAAGTGTAGATAGCGATGAGCCAGCGGCTGCTTTTTTGACAATGGGATCGTCCTTAGAAATTGCCTTCAAAGGGCAAAAAACCAAGGCTGTTGCCAAGGTAGCTGGTGGAACCAATACGGTAAGTCTTGTTGCAGATCACCAATCTGAATCTGGCTTATCTTTGATGGATGTTTTGGGTGAAAAAAAGGCTGTTAAATTAGAAAAGAGCAAGTTTGAAGAAGCAGAAAAAGAGTTAACTCAGATTGGTGAGAATCCTATGCGTTTAACCGATGATACTAAAACGATTGCAGGCTATTCTTGCCAAAAGGTTTTGATGAAAGACAAAAAATCAGGGGCAAATATTGTATTATACATCACCAGTAAAATAAAGCCCAAAGGAGATCCTTTTGCGCAACTCTTGATTGGTGAAATTAAAGGTTTTCCCCTAGGGATTATTGTTCGAAAAGATGGAACAACCGTTAAAATAATGGCTGAAAAGGTAAGTGCTAGAACGCCTAGTGATGCTGCTTTTTCGCTGACTATTCCTAGTGATTATCAGTTGACTACTTTAGAAAATCTAGAAAAAACGGCTCAAAAAGAAATTGAAAAAAATCGTTAAGGAACTAATAAAATAGCCGATTTTGATAACATTTTGGAGACAAATAGAGTATACTACTCTAAATGCCTACTATAGAACAAAGAATTAAAACTAAACGTGGAACAGGATTATATAGCAATCAATAGACAATCTTGGAATAATAGAACAGATACGCATTTAAAATCTGATTTTTATGATCTTGATGGGTTCCTAAAGGGAAATTTGTCACTAAATGAAATCGAATTAAATTTGCTTGGCGATGTAAAAGGTAAACGTATTTTGCATCTACAATGTCATTTTGGGCAAGACACCATTTCTTTGGGACGATTAGGAGCTATATGTACAGGAATAGACTTATCTGATAAAGCAATTAATAGTGCCATTCAACTCTCAGAACAAACGGGAGTATCAACGACTTTTATTTGTTGTGACCTTTACGATTTACCCAATCATTTGGAAGGACAATTTGATATTGTTTATACCAGTTACGGTACAATTGGATGGTTACCCGATATGGATAAATGGGCAAAAATAGTTCATCGTTTTTTGAAACCCAGTGGTCAATTTATCTTTGTTGAATTTCACCCTGTTGTTTGGATGTTTGATGATGATTTCCAAAAGATACAATACAATTATTTTAATTCAGGAGCTATTATTGAATCAGAGGATGGAACTTACGCCGATAGAAATGCAGCCATTAGCCAAGAATATGTAACTTGGAATCACAGCATTAGTGAAGTCGTTAATAGTTTGTTGAAAAATGGGCTTGAAATTAATAGCTTGGATGAATTTGACTATTCACCTTATGCTTGTTTTAGAAATACGGTAGAGTTTGCACCCAAAAAGCATAGAATTAAACACTTAGAAGACAAAATCCCAATGGTTTATGCCATTAAAGCAACAAAAAAATAACCGATATATAGGCTCCAATTTTAACTGAATTCAATCGTAAAAAAATCTAAAATTGTCAACCAATACTATGGATGATGGTGTATTCCCTTCTTTTAATAATAACCAAGATAAAAATAAAATTGATAAAATAACAGCTGCTTTTTTTGATGTATTTACGAACAAAAATGAAAAAGTTCCAAACCTAAAGCAGCTTAAAGAGTTATTTATCTCTAATGGAATAATAATCAATAATACAACAGGAACCCCAGCGGTTTTTGATTTAGATGGTTTTATTGTTCCACGAGAAAAAATATTATCGGATGGGACTTTAACAGATTTTAGTGAAGGTGAAATTTCAAGTAAAACCCAAATATTTGAAAATATTGCACAGCGGTTTAGTTTCTATCAAAAATCGGGTAGATTAAATGGAGTTTATTTTGAATCCAAAGGGATGAAAACCATTCAATTTGTCAAAGTAAATAGGATATGGAAAATATCGACTGTAGCTTGGAGTGATCAAAAATAAATGA from Aureispira anguillae encodes:
- a CDS encoding tetratricopeptide repeat-containing sensor histidine kinase; translation: MNYFFYLLLFFLPCLGAAQSTAFIKELKKEATNKNLDEVKRIAAYNQLTTIYYNRDVSKAKRYCGHALKMAQKDSLSIGMGNVYNNQALLSFGAGEYELAINQVIKAIQVATYLNRPTLKAIAYARLGLIYSSKGYAYKAIEYNIKAINIAKQISNKKSMVLGYYHIGKSYSHLKDTNKAVMYYNKATTYFGAEKDKNLAALIYIEQGLIYMQKNALSKAQQLMMAGLELSKKMHNTRGIAYGNYALGCLANYQQYNNQALEYFSTAQTIYEELDDDLGSAQVLEGMAKVELERGQYKAAEGYLTTALSTARASRAMVLTKDLYQTMFDVYMGGGEYKKAIRYYQKYHLVKDSIFNRDKNREIAEIQIKHKTRELEREHAELAEKHNLTLKLSEESRRNQELKNTQNWYIILALIGGLLLIVIIGLLVFRQDKLKTQIRETELEQRALRSQMNPHFMFNSLNSIQSLIATDNNAEASIYLAKFSRLMRRILQNSRQAYIPLRQEIEFLDNYIELEQRRFKEAFDYELDKNEIEDDHFVMIPPLVIQPFIENAIIHGLLRKSEKGTLKIKFEDYDKSLIKCTIMDNGIGRKAAAAFKTDQSQESLGIKITEQRLKYLTLKEKISVPFIHVIDLEDDKGVALGTQVELLLPIKYKT
- a CDS encoding LytR/AlgR family response regulator transcription factor produces the protein MIDTVIIDDEQAAQITLMRFLQMHCPNVNIVGTADGVEEGLKLLESKKADLVFLDIKMNDGTGFDLLKRLPEMNFKLVFTTAYDEYALKAFKYSAIDYLLKPIDPLELIDAVGKVEPKSTKKTNTAQSVDSMFELYKENKFDKIAIPSVDEFHFVRISEIIRCEASSNYTIIYLSTGKKIVAPKTLKEFEELLVSEGFFRVHQSHLINLSHIQQFMKTKNKIRMVDASEVEVSRRKKTLFMELINMRKL
- a CDS encoding nuclear transport factor 2 family protein, producing the protein MKRSLFFALFWLSSMTVGIAQSNADLIQVVDRFFVAMEAKDTVVLDSIMHDECILFSTLTRNGVPIIEPLRKASFLGFMGRAIQKKYVYDEQLWSYEVSREDNLATVWTEYTLFTGKENTVSHCGVNIFTLAKNKAQKWVITNITDTRRKTDCIEEKTPLENKDLINQLLNDWHQASTTANADAFFGAMTADCIYLGTDASERWLRDELRTWANFAFERDTAWAFTPSKREIYFSDNQKIAWFEEMLATQMGTCRASGVLCKVDGTWKIKHYDLAIMVPNDLIKDFMKLVEMGGLPEKKKRTRKKKKKS
- a CDS encoding class I SAM-dependent methyltransferase translates to MEQDYIAINRQSWNNRTDTHLKSDFYDLDGFLKGNLSLNEIELNLLGDVKGKRILHLQCHFGQDTISLGRLGAICTGIDLSDKAINSAIQLSEQTGVSTTFICCDLYDLPNHLEGQFDIVYTSYGTIGWLPDMDKWAKIVHRFLKPSGQFIFVEFHPVVWMFDDDFQKIQYNYFNSGAIIESEDGTYADRNAAISQEYVTWNHSISEVVNSLLKNGLEINSLDEFDYSPYACFRNTVEFAPKKHRIKHLEDKIPMVYAIKATKK